From a region of the Coprococcus comes ATCC 27758 genome:
- a CDS encoding calcium/sodium antiporter encodes MALIKSIIILIIGFALLMKGADYFVEGSSSVAKQLHVPSMIIGMTIVAMGTSLPECAVSVTASLTGNNSLAVSNVVGSNIFNLMVVCGACALFAPLTIKKDTLKKEFPLSIICAALLMVLGYVGMLLGHLDGGVFLLIFAAYLIWMIGSAKKARAAHKESQMMREEGELVDEEIQILPLWKCALFIVGGMIAIKFGGDFVVDSASALASAFGLSQTLIGLTIVAMGTSLPELVTSIVAARKNEVDMALGNVIGSNIFNILLVLGVAAAISPVKFLTDNIIDTVVLIAMSLVVLVFAWTSKMIDRREGATMLGMYAVYMAYICIR; translated from the coding sequence ATGGCACTTATAAAATCAATCATTATTTTGATTATAGGGTTTGCTCTATTGATGAAAGGAGCAGATTATTTTGTAGAAGGAAGTTCTTCTGTTGCGAAGCAGCTTCATGTTCCATCGATGATCATCGGTATGACCATCGTTGCAATGGGAACCAGCCTTCCGGAATGTGCGGTCAGTGTAACGGCATCCCTGACAGGAAATAACTCACTTGCGGTAAGTAATGTTGTCGGATCGAATATTTTCAACTTGATGGTTGTTTGTGGAGCCTGTGCGTTATTTGCACCTCTTACGATAAAAAAAGATACATTGAAAAAAGAGTTTCCATTATCAATTATCTGTGCGGCCTTGCTGATGGTGCTTGGATATGTCGGGATGCTTTTAGGACATTTAGATGGCGGTGTATTTCTCCTTATTTTTGCAGCTTATCTGATCTGGATGATTGGCTCTGCCAAGAAAGCAAGAGCAGCACACAAGGAAAGTCAGATGATGCGCGAAGAGGGAGAATTAGTAGACGAAGAAATTCAGATCCTGCCACTTTGGAAATGTGCGTTATTTATTGTTGGTGGCATGATTGCAATCAAGTTTGGCGGTGATTTTGTTGTAGACAGTGCTTCAGCACTTGCAAGCGCATTCGGACTCAGTCAGACACTTATCGGACTTACCATCGTTGCGATGGGAACCAGTCTTCCGGAACTTGTAACATCGATTGTTGCGGCAAGAAAGAATGAAGTGGATATGGCACTTGGAAATGTGATCGGTTCTAATATTTTCAATATCCTGTTGGTACTTGGAGTTGCAGCTGCCATCAGTCCAGTGAAATTTCTTACCGATAATATCATTGATACGGTTGTACTGATTGCGATGAGTCTTGTTGTTCTGGTGTTTGCATGGACTTCAAAAATGATCGACCGAAGAGAAGGCGCTACGATGCTTGGAATGTATGCAGTGTATATGGCATATATTTGCATACGATAA
- the ppk1 gene encoding polyphosphate kinase 1 encodes MKKKQLKPEPYMMNRELSWLKFNERVLNEAGNPRVPLAERLTFASIYQSNLDEFYMVRVGTLMDQMESSEVVRENKTNMTSKEQVKAIIDATRELDIKKAVIYEQLMGELEPQGIRIINFNKLSGKEGELLETYFDNEIAPYLSANIISKQQPFPFLQNKEIYAVALLATKGGKTKTAIIPCSNNVFKRLIDIPTRPGTFMLSEELILHFLPKLFKKYEIKEKSLLRITRNADIDTETIYDEDMDYRDAMENLVKQRKRMNPVRMEFSRKINKKLIAEICKYIHMDKNHVFMSRVPLDLSFVFAIQNYLRMQGAEKEKLFYQKRSPRMTPQLKEKESLIAQIEQKDVLLSYPFENIKSFTNLLYEAARDDSVVSIKMTLYRLAVRSQIVDALVEAAENGKEVVVLVELRARFDEESNIEYSRKLEEAGCRVIYGLNGFKVHSKLCLITRKTEKGLEYITQIGTGNYNEKTSTLYTDLSLITAKQEIGKEAAEVFACLMRGETIEETRILLVAPKCLQNKVLDMIDEEIRHAKNGKDAYVGIKINSLTDKVIIEKLVEASQVGVKIEMIVRGICCMIPGIKGYTENIKVISIVGRFLEHSRIYRFGTPDREKVYIASADYMTRNTLRRVEVAAPVLDDTLRERLDWMFDTMMKDDEKGKELTADGDYVDRDINEEKLDSQEVFYETAYKNTEKK; translated from the coding sequence ATGAAAAAGAAGCAGTTAAAACCAGAACCATATATGATGAACAGGGAACTGTCATGGTTAAAATTTAATGAGAGAGTATTAAATGAAGCAGGGAATCCGAGAGTACCTTTAGCAGAACGACTTACTTTTGCGTCTATTTATCAATCTAATCTGGATGAATTTTATATGGTGCGGGTAGGTACACTGATGGATCAGATGGAATCATCGGAAGTAGTCCGTGAGAATAAAACCAATATGACCAGCAAAGAGCAGGTAAAAGCGATCATTGATGCAACAAGAGAGCTTGATATAAAGAAAGCAGTTATTTACGAGCAGTTAATGGGAGAACTAGAGCCGCAGGGAATCCGGATTATCAATTTCAACAAGCTTTCAGGAAAAGAAGGGGAATTACTGGAAACTTACTTTGATAATGAAATTGCACCATATCTGTCTGCGAATATCATCAGCAAACAGCAGCCGTTTCCATTCTTACAGAATAAAGAGATCTATGCGGTTGCACTGCTTGCAACGAAGGGTGGAAAGACAAAAACTGCGATCATTCCGTGTAGCAATAATGTGTTTAAGCGTCTGATCGATATCCCGACCAGACCGGGAACCTTTATGCTTTCGGAAGAACTGATCCTTCATTTTCTGCCGAAATTATTTAAAAAATATGAAATCAAAGAAAAATCTCTCCTGAGAATTACGAGAAATGCGGATATTGATACAGAAACCATTTATGATGAAGATATGGATTACAGAGACGCCATGGAAAATCTGGTAAAGCAGAGAAAACGTATGAATCCTGTCCGCATGGAATTCTCCAGAAAGATCAACAAAAAGCTGATCGCAGAGATCTGTAAATATATCCATATGGATAAAAACCACGTATTTATGTCGAGAGTACCACTTGATTTATCATTTGTATTTGCAATCCAGAATTATCTGAGAATGCAAGGAGCAGAAAAGGAAAAGCTGTTCTATCAGAAGAGAAGTCCGCGAATGACACCGCAGTTGAAAGAAAAAGAAAGTCTGATCGCACAGATTGAGCAGAAAGATGTTCTGTTATCTTATCCATTTGAAAATATTAAATCATTTACCAACCTGCTTTATGAAGCGGCAAGAGACGATTCTGTAGTGTCCATCAAGATGACCTTGTACCGTCTGGCAGTTCGAAGTCAGATCGTAGATGCTTTGGTTGAGGCAGCGGAAAATGGAAAAGAAGTTGTGGTACTTGTAGAACTTCGAGCAAGATTTGATGAGGAAAGTAATATTGAATACTCTAGAAAGCTGGAAGAAGCCGGATGCCGTGTAATTTATGGACTGAATGGATTCAAGGTACATTCAAAACTTTGCCTGATCACCAGAAAGACAGAGAAAGGTCTGGAATATATTACTCAGATCGGAACCGGTAACTATAATGAAAAGACTTCTACTTTATATACAGACCTGTCACTGATCACAGCAAAGCAGGAAATCGGAAAAGAGGCGGCGGAAGTATTTGCCTGCCTGATGCGAGGTGAGACGATAGAGGAAACACGCATCCTGCTGGTTGCACCGAAATGTCTTCAGAATAAAGTACTCGATATGATCGATGAGGAAATACGTCACGCAAAGAACGGGAAAGATGCGTATGTCGGAATCAAGATCAATTCACTGACTGATAAAGTGATCATTGAGAAACTTGTGGAAGCATCACAGGTAGGTGTGAAGATTGAAATGATCGTCCGTGGAATCTGCTGTATGATTCCTGGTATCAAAGGATACACAGAAAATATTAAAGTAATCAGCATTGTCGGAAGATTTCTGGAGCATTCCCGTATTTATCGTTTCGGAACGCCGGACAGAGAAAAAGTGTATATTGCATCGGCTGATTATATGACGAGAAATACGCTCCGACGTGTGGAGGTTGCAGCTCCGGTTCTGGATGATACGTTGCGTGAAAGACTGGACTGGATGTTTGACACCATGATGAAGGATGATGAAAAAGGAAAAGAACTGACTGCAGACGGCGATTATGTAGATCGTGATATCAATGAAGAAAAGCTGGATTCACAGGAAGTGTTCTATGAGACGGCGTATAAAAATACGGAAAAGAAATAG
- a CDS encoding phosphatase PAP2 family protein produces MNIELNILDWIQTLHTPFLDKIMVFITRLGDAGIIWIVLSIVLLLIPKTRKSGAVMVAALVVDVLLCNIVLKNLVARTRPYDVNTGVHLLVAKLHDYSFPSGHTAASFASVTALYLAGEKKLWKFALVLACLIAISRLYLYVHYPTDVLGGILFGVISGYLGYRKVLK; encoded by the coding sequence ATGAACATTGAATTAAATATTTTGGATTGGATCCAGACGTTGCATACGCCTTTTCTGGATAAAATCATGGTATTTATCACAAGACTTGGGGATGCAGGAATTATATGGATTGTGTTGAGCATAGTATTGCTTCTGATTCCTAAAACGAGAAAAAGCGGTGCGGTTATGGTGGCTGCTTTAGTAGTAGATGTATTACTTTGCAATATTGTTTTGAAAAATCTTGTAGCACGGACAAGACCATATGATGTGAATACAGGTGTACACCTTCTGGTAGCAAAGCTTCATGATTATTCTTTTCCGTCCGGACATACGGCAGCTTCGTTTGCTTCGGTAACAGCTTTGTACCTAGCAGGTGAAAAGAAGCTTTGGAAATTTGCGCTTGTGCTGGCATGTCTGATCGCAATATCGAGGTTATATCTGTATGTACACTATCCGACAGATGTTCTTGGAGGAATTCTGTTCGGTGTGATTTCAGGATATTTGGGATATCGCAAAGTATTGAAATGA
- a CDS encoding flavodoxin family protein, translating to MKENLKVLMLNGSPKANGNTAIALREMENVFKENGIEVENIVIGNQAVRGCIACGSCYEKGKCVFDDVVNEMATKFEAADGLVIASPVYYASANATLIACLDRLFYSSHFDKTMKVGASVACARRGGCSATFDELNKYFTISGMPVASSQYWNSIHGAAPGEAEKDEEGRQTMRTLARNMTFLMKSIALGKEQFGLPEKEAKIPTNFIR from the coding sequence ATGAAAGAAAATTTAAAAGTACTTATGCTCAACGGAAGCCCGAAAGCAAATGGTAACACAGCCATTGCACTTCGCGAGATGGAAAATGTTTTCAAAGAAAATGGTATAGAAGTAGAAAATATTGTAATCGGAAACCAGGCAGTCCGTGGCTGTATTGCCTGTGGTTCCTGCTACGAAAAAGGCAAATGTGTTTTTGATGATGTGGTGAATGAGATGGCAACCAAATTTGAGGCAGCAGATGGTCTTGTAATCGCAAGTCCGGTGTACTATGCGTCTGCAAATGCAACTCTGATCGCCTGTCTTGACAGACTGTTCTACAGCAGTCATTTTGATAAAACGATGAAAGTGGGAGCAAGCGTTGCCTGTGCAAGACGTGGCGGATGTTCTGCGACATTTGATGAGCTGAACAAATATTTTACCATTTCCGGAATGCCGGTTGCATCCAGCCAGTACTGGAACAGCATCCATGGGGCAGCACCGGGAGAGGCCGAAAAGGATGAGGAAGGAAGGCAGACGATGCGTACACTTGCAAGAAATATGACTTTCCTTATGAAGAGTATTGCACTTGGAAAAGAGCAGTTTGGACTTCCGGAAAAAGAAGCAAAGATTCCGACAAATTTTATTCGGTAG
- a CDS encoding sirohydrochlorin cobaltochelatase: MKKRVLVALLATALTVSMMTGCGSKKTEDTSSTKTEETSEDSDQEAADKVAKLIDDIYVQERTDKTDEQCKAAKEAWDKLTDAQKELVEGENADPDYFGRDTGDASKDDPLNEDNIGENEILVVSFGTSFNDSRAEDIGGVEKALQAAYPDWSVRRAFTAQIIINHVQARDDEKIDNMDQALERAVDNGVKNLVVQPTHLMHGAEYDELTEAVENYKDKFESVKIAEPLLGEVGADETAINEDKAAVAEAITAEAVKTAGFDSLDAAKEEGTAFVFMGHGTSHTAKISYSQMQTQMEQLGYENVFIGTVEGEPEDTACEAVIEKLKNAGYKKVILRPLMVVAGDHANNDMAGDDDDSWKSQFEASGVFDSIDTQIAGLGEIDAIQQLYVAHTQAAIDAE, encoded by the coding sequence ATGAAGAAACGAGTATTAGTAGCATTACTGGCAACAGCACTTACGGTGTCTATGATGACTGGATGTGGAAGCAAGAAGACAGAGGACACTTCTTCTACAAAGACAGAAGAAACATCCGAAGACAGCGATCAGGAGGCAGCAGACAAAGTGGCAAAGCTGATCGATGACATTTATGTGCAGGAAAGAACAGACAAGACAGATGAACAGTGTAAGGCTGCAAAAGAAGCCTGGGATAAGCTTACTGATGCACAGAAAGAACTGGTAGAAGGTGAGAACGCTGATCCGGATTATTTTGGAAGGGATACAGGCGATGCATCGAAAGATGATCCGCTGAACGAAGATAACATCGGAGAAAATGAAATTCTGGTTGTAAGCTTTGGTACATCTTTTAATGACAGTCGTGCAGAGGATATCGGTGGTGTGGAAAAAGCACTTCAGGCAGCATATCCGGACTGGTCTGTAAGAAGAGCATTTACAGCACAGATCATCATCAACCATGTACAGGCCCGTGATGATGAGAAAATCGACAATATGGATCAGGCACTGGAAAGAGCAGTCGACAACGGGGTTAAGAACCTGGTCGTACAGCCGACACATCTGATGCATGGTGCCGAGTATGATGAACTGACAGAAGCAGTTGAAAACTACAAAGATAAATTTGAATCTGTAAAAATTGCAGAACCACTTCTCGGTGAAGTCGGAGCGGATGAAACAGCGATCAATGAGGATAAAGCAGCTGTTGCAGAAGCAATTACAGCAGAAGCTGTAAAGACAGCTGGATTTGACAGCCTGGATGCGGCAAAAGAAGAGGGAACCGCATTTGTATTTATGGGACATGGAACTTCTCATACAGCAAAGATCAGCTATTCACAGATGCAGACACAGATGGAACAGCTTGGTTATGAGAATGTATTTATCGGAACCGTAGAAGGCGAACCGGAAGATACCGCTTGTGAAGCAGTAATTGAAAAGCTCAAAAATGCAGGATACAAGAAAGTAATCCTTCGTCCACTGATGGTTGTAGCAGGAGATCATGCAAACAACGATATGGCAGGCGATGATGACGATTCTTGGAAGAGCCAGTTTGAAGCATCCGGAGTATTTGACAGTATTGATACACAGATTGCAGGTCTTGGTGAGATCGATGCGATCCAGCAGCTTTATGTGGCACATACACAGGCTGCAATTGATGCAGAATAA
- a CDS encoding MATE family efflux transporter, giving the protein MKDLTKGKPSTLILAFALPIFFANLLQLTYSLVDTRIVGTFLGEDALAAVGATTTLSNLIIGFLQGLSGGFAIIIAQKFGAKDYKNVKKSFAMSLTMGTGIAIFFTVFGLLFLQPILNILNVPSDLMATAKSYIFVIIAGLVATFLYDACAAALRSLGDTVTPLVILAISVALNIVGDLLFVVVLKSGVRGAAIATVLAQAIAFVVCWIYMVKRYELLRLSREDFKDPNPVMVKNMLGAGMSMGFMSSLINIGSLTLQTAINKLGNDYIVAQTAARKLTEMFMIMFTVFGNTMATYCGQNLGAGKIDRIKKGIWLAIFYTCIWCTLVIVASYTIGDKLVYLVTGTHNENVILNATRYLKFDTLFYYVTAVICIVRNAMQGLDDHITPIVSSTLEMLGKIVIAFTLVPHLGYTGVIIAEPIVWFVMVIPLIVQIFRMPVLKQTSLS; this is encoded by the coding sequence ATGAAAGATCTAACAAAAGGAAAACCATCCACACTGATACTGGCTTTTGCGCTGCCGATCTTTTTCGCAAATCTTCTGCAGCTTACATACAGTCTTGTGGATACCAGAATTGTCGGAACTTTCCTGGGAGAGGATGCGCTGGCGGCTGTCGGCGCGACCACAACCTTAAGTAATCTGATCATTGGATTCTTGCAGGGACTTTCGGGGGGATTCGCGATTATTATTGCACAGAAATTCGGTGCAAAGGATTATAAAAATGTGAAGAAATCATTCGCAATGTCGCTGACCATGGGTACAGGAATTGCAATATTTTTTACGGTGTTCGGATTGTTATTTTTACAGCCGATCTTAAATATACTGAATGTTCCGTCAGATCTGATGGCGACGGCGAAAAGCTATATTTTTGTGATCATTGCAGGGCTTGTGGCGACATTTCTCTATGATGCCTGCGCGGCTGCACTCCGGTCACTCGGAGATACGGTGACGCCTCTTGTGATCCTGGCAATCTCAGTTGCACTGAATATTGTTGGGGATCTGCTTTTTGTCGTAGTGCTGAAAAGCGGAGTGCGGGGAGCTGCGATCGCAACGGTACTGGCACAGGCAATCGCCTTTGTTGTGTGCTGGATTTATATGGTAAAGAGATATGAACTGTTAAGACTTAGCCGGGAAGATTTCAAAGATCCGAATCCGGTTATGGTGAAAAATATGTTGGGTGCGGGAATGTCCATGGGATTCATGAGTTCTCTGATCAATATCGGTTCCCTGACGCTTCAGACAGCGATCAATAAACTTGGAAATGATTATATCGTAGCACAGACAGCGGCCCGGAAGCTGACTGAAATGTTTATGATCATGTTTACAGTATTTGGAAATACGATGGCGACCTACTGTGGACAGAATCTTGGAGCAGGAAAGATCGACCGGATCAAAAAAGGGATCTGGCTTGCGATTTTCTATACTTGTATCTGGTGTACACTTGTGATCGTGGCAAGCTACACGATTGGAGATAAACTGGTCTATCTGGTAACAGGTACACATAATGAAAATGTGATCTTAAATGCGACCAGATATCTGAAATTTGATACATTGTTTTATTATGTAACAGCAGTAATCTGCATTGTGCGAAATGCCATGCAGGGACTGGATGACCATATTACACCGATCGTATCAAGTACACTTGAGATGCTTGGAAAAATAGTGATCGCATTTACACTGGTTCCACATCTTGGATACACGGGGGTTATCATTGCGGAGCCGATTGTGTGGTTTGTTATGGTGATTCCGCTGATCGTGCAGATTTTCCGGATGCCGGTGCTGAAGCAGACAAGCCTTTCTTGA
- a CDS encoding MalY/PatB family protein: MGKYNFDEVIDRHGTDCLKYDFGMKRKGRDDLLPLWVADMDFRLPDEILDEFHKRIDHGIFGYTDPLDEYFAAMNHWFSTRYGYTIEPEWVTLGAGIVYALGTSVRAFTEEGDAMMVMQPVYYPFSEVIKNDGRRLVNCQLRYENNHYSIDFEKMEKMIREEGVKALIFCNPHNPVGRVWTREELERVAQVCLKYNVIWMVDEMHCDFIFPGHTFTSCMNLDEKYREILALYSSPGKTFNVAGLQPANIIIPNEELRKKYQWANTQAAYSQGSLMGQLAVKVCYTKGAEWVDELVQYIYENVKYMSKFVKENFPKAKMVEPEGTYLVWVDFSGYGFSNEELEHLMLEEAKLWLDSGIIFGPETAQFERFNVACPRVTLEQALTQLKDALDKHLAAK; encoded by the coding sequence ATGGGAAAGTACAATTTTGATGAAGTAATCGACAGACATGGAACGGACTGCCTGAAATATGATTTTGGAATGAAACGAAAGGGAAGAGATGATCTGCTTCCGCTCTGGGTGGCAGACATGGATTTCCGTCTTCCGGATGAAATTCTGGATGAATTCCACAAGAGAATTGACCATGGAATCTTTGGTTATACGGATCCGCTGGATGAATATTTTGCAGCAATGAACCATTGGTTCTCCACACGTTATGGATATACGATCGAACCGGAGTGGGTAACACTTGGTGCCGGGATTGTCTATGCACTTGGAACCAGCGTAAGAGCATTTACCGAAGAGGGAGATGCTATGATGGTTATGCAGCCGGTTTACTATCCATTCAGTGAAGTAATAAAAAATGACGGAAGAAGATTGGTAAACTGCCAGCTTCGCTATGAGAATAACCATTATTCCATCGACTTTGAAAAGATGGAAAAAATGATTCGGGAAGAAGGTGTCAAAGCTCTGATTTTCTGTAATCCTCACAATCCGGTGGGAAGAGTCTGGACAAGAGAAGAATTAGAAAGAGTTGCCCAGGTCTGTTTGAAATACAATGTAATCTGGATGGTAGATGAGATGCACTGTGATTTCATTTTCCCTGGACATACCTTCACAAGCTGCATGAATCTGGATGAAAAATACCGCGAGATCCTTGCACTTTACAGCTCACCTGGAAAGACCTTTAATGTAGCTGGTCTTCAGCCGGCGAATATCATTATTCCAAATGAAGAATTACGGAAAAAATACCAGTGGGCGAATACACAGGCAGCTTACAGCCAGGGAAGTTTGATGGGGCAGCTTGCAGTCAAGGTATGTTACACCAAAGGTGCTGAGTGGGTAGATGAACTGGTGCAGTATATTTATGAAAATGTAAAATATATGAGCAAGTTCGTGAAAGAGAATTTCCCGAAAGCGAAGATGGTAGAGCCGGAAGGAACCTATCTGGTATGGGTTGATTTCTCTGGTTATGGTTTTAGTAATGAAGAACTGGAACATCTGATGCTTGAAGAGGCAAAACTGTGGCTGGATTCCGGAATCATCTTCGGACCGGAGACCGCTCAGTTCGAGAGATTCAATGTTGCCTGCCCGCGTGTGACTCTGGAACAGGCACTGACACAGCTTAAAGATGCACTGGATAAGCATCTGGCAGCAAAATAA
- a CDS encoding Na+/H+ antiporter NhaC family protein, producing MDKQKKNMGAVAFLPLIVFLVCYVGCGITFTLLGADEPFGKFPRHVALLAGCAVALLLNRGIGVQDKLNIMTTSMGNSGVMMIVLIYLMAGGFQGAAAAMGGKDSVVNLCLHFIPVKLLVPGVFLMCCFISTSIGTSMGTIAAMAPIAINVAQGAHLNVAVVGAAVIGGSYFGDNLSMISDTTISAAEGCGSEMKDKFKMNFFIALPAAIVAMILYSIFGGVGSGAIEAGSYSIIEVLPYFIVLIAALMGVNVAVVLFVGILASGIIGLCVGSCGFFEWIQAIGSGMSDMFSISIVAILVSGIIGLVREYGGVEWLVGAISSKIKSRRGAEYGIGLMSGILSAAMVNNTIAIIVTCPIAKEIGEKYKIAPKRLASLVDIFACAFIALMPHDGGMLMITALADVSPLNVLKYSFYMFGLIIATCVTIQFGLMDKKN from the coding sequence ATGGACAAACAAAAGAAAAATATGGGGGCAGTGGCATTTCTTCCACTGATCGTATTTCTGGTATGTTATGTAGGGTGCGGGATTACATTTACCCTGCTTGGAGCAGACGAACCGTTCGGAAAGTTCCCGCGTCACGTCGCGCTTCTTGCAGGGTGTGCGGTAGCACTTCTCCTTAACCGTGGCATTGGTGTACAGGATAAGCTGAATATTATGACAACGAGCATGGGAAATTCAGGAGTTATGATGATCGTTCTGATCTACCTGATGGCTGGTGGATTCCAGGGAGCAGCAGCGGCAATGGGCGGAAAAGATTCGGTTGTGAATCTCTGTCTGCATTTTATTCCGGTGAAACTTTTGGTTCCGGGTGTATTTTTGATGTGCTGCTTTATTTCTACATCGATCGGAACATCCATGGGAACGATTGCAGCGATGGCTCCGATTGCGATCAATGTGGCACAGGGAGCGCATTTAAATGTTGCGGTAGTCGGTGCGGCAGTGATCGGGGGATCTTATTTTGGAGATAACCTTTCCATGATTTCAGATACAACCATTTCTGCAGCAGAAGGATGTGGTTCTGAGATGAAAGACAAATTTAAAATGAACTTTTTCATTGCTCTTCCAGCGGCAATTGTGGCAATGATCCTGTACTCGATTTTTGGCGGAGTCGGAAGCGGAGCAATCGAAGCAGGAAGCTATAGTATCATCGAAGTCCTTCCTTATTTTATTGTTCTAATTGCGGCACTTATGGGAGTTAATGTTGCAGTAGTCCTTTTTGTAGGAATACTTGCATCCGGTATCATTGGACTTTGTGTTGGAAGCTGTGGATTTTTTGAATGGATCCAGGCAATTGGAAGTGGCATGAGCGATATGTTCAGTATCAGTATCGTTGCGATTTTAGTATCTGGTATTATCGGTCTTGTACGTGAATATGGCGGTGTTGAATGGCTGGTGGGCGCGATCAGCAGCAAGATCAAGAGCAGACGTGGTGCGGAATATGGAATCGGACTGATGTCAGGTATCCTTTCCGCAGCTATGGTAAATAATACGATCGCAATCATTGTTACCTGTCCGATCGCAAAAGAAATCGGGGAAAAATATAAGATCGCACCGAAGAGACTTGCCAGTCTGGTGGATATCTTTGCCTGCGCATTTATTGCACTGATGCCACATGATGGTGGTATGCTGATGATTACGGCACTTGCTGATGTATCACCGCTTAATGTACTGAAATATTCGTTCTATATGTTTGGACTGATCATTGCGACCTGCGTTACGATACAGTTCGGATTGATGGACAAGAAAAATTAG